The proteins below are encoded in one region of Candidatus Eremiobacterota bacterium:
- a CDS encoding Rne/Rng family ribonuclease: MFKEILISIDDLETRVAILEDGQLMEISFAREERLIGSIYKGKVANILPGMQAAFVDIGLERNAFLCMDDASAILGEDESIDVRHLSIKDILKVNQETLVQIIKESIGTKGARVTTHITLPGRYLVLLPTAQYIGVSRRIEDEKERERLKKMAESIRTSEFGLIVRTAAEGRDQEDLEKDFQFLVKLWEKIQNTSKKNRAPALIHQELTLVYKIIRDIFTPEVDRLIIDSKSEYEKVSELIDIISPRLKSRMHLFNDRRSLFEAYGLEAEIEKALRRKVWLDSGGYLIIDKTEALTVIDINTGKFIGKTSLADTILKTNLEAVPEIARQLRLRDLGGIIIIDFIDMERAEDRQRVLAELAEHLKLDRTKTHLVGITELGLVQLTRKRMNRDIDEYLREPCPYCAGRGRVNSLKTMRIQCEREIRKLAFQTPCESILVEVSPKLATELLGWEGEDLDRLEKATEKTIHLCALVDGHIEKVKIEEIQGKKAEVPLVKIAAGDEMEVTILDIFGNNFQNGLAVFRQKVMEIAMGGNRIGETLSVAVTAVHRHYMQAQIRE, from the coding sequence TGGAAGACGGCCAGCTCATGGAGATCTCTTTTGCCCGGGAAGAACGCCTCATAGGCAGCATCTACAAGGGCAAGGTGGCCAATATCCTTCCCGGAATGCAGGCAGCCTTCGTGGACATTGGCCTTGAGCGAAACGCCTTCCTTTGCATGGATGACGCATCGGCAATCCTTGGTGAAGACGAGTCCATTGATGTCCGCCATCTCTCCATCAAGGACATTCTGAAGGTGAACCAGGAGACGCTTGTGCAGATCATCAAGGAGTCCATAGGCACGAAGGGCGCCCGCGTCACCACCCATATAACCCTCCCCGGCAGATACCTGGTGCTGCTCCCGACGGCGCAATACATAGGTGTCTCCAGGAGGATAGAAGATGAAAAGGAGAGGGAGCGCCTCAAGAAGATGGCGGAATCCATAAGGACCAGCGAGTTCGGCCTTATAGTGAGGACCGCCGCCGAGGGAAGGGATCAGGAGGATCTTGAGAAGGACTTTCAGTTTCTTGTCAAGCTCTGGGAAAAAATACAGAACACCTCCAAAAAGAACAGGGCACCAGCCCTCATTCACCAGGAGCTTACCCTTGTATACAAGATAATAAGGGATATCTTCACGCCTGAGGTGGACAGGCTCATCATTGATTCAAAAAGCGAGTATGAAAAAGTTTCGGAACTCATTGACATCATCTCCCCGCGTCTCAAGTCGCGGATGCATCTTTTCAACGACAGGCGCTCCCTTTTTGAGGCATACGGCCTGGAGGCAGAGATTGAAAAGGCTCTCCGCAGGAAGGTATGGCTCGATTCAGGAGGATATCTCATCATCGACAAGACAGAAGCCCTCACGGTCATTGACATCAACACCGGCAAATTCATAGGCAAGACAAGCCTTGCAGATACCATCCTGAAGACCAACCTTGAGGCGGTGCCGGAAATAGCGCGGCAGCTGAGATTGCGCGACCTGGGAGGAATCATCATCATAGATTTCATCGATATGGAGCGTGCTGAAGACAGGCAGCGAGTTCTCGCCGAGCTTGCCGAGCACCTCAAGCTCGACAGGACCAAGACTCACCTCGTCGGAATCACCGAACTGGGCCTTGTGCAGCTCACCAGGAAGAGGATGAACAGGGACATCGATGAGTATCTCAGGGAGCCATGCCCTTACTGTGCAGGCAGGGGCAGGGTGAACTCACTGAAGACGATGAGAATCCAGTGCGAGCGGGAGATCAGGAAACTGGCCTTTCAGACTCCCTGCGAGAGCATCCTTGTGGAAGTGAGCCCGAAGCTTGCCACTGAGCTTCTCGGCTGGGAAGGGGAGGACCTTGACCGGCTCGAAAAGGCAACGGAAAAGACGATCCACCTCTGTGCCCTTGTGGATGGCCATATTGAGAAGGTGAAAATTGAGGAGATCCAGGGTAAAAAGGCCGAAGTGCCTCTCGTGAAGATTGCTGCCGGTGATGAGATGGAAGTGACAATTCTGGATATTTTCGGGAATAATTTTCAGAACGGCCTCGCCGTGTTCAGGCAGAAGGTCATGGAAATTGCCATGGGCGGCAACAGGATCGGTGAAACCCTCAGCGTGGCGGTGACGGCCGTCCATCGCCACTATATGCAGGCCCAGATAAGAGAATAG